In a genomic window of Gossypium arboreum isolate Shixiya-1 chromosome 9, ASM2569848v2, whole genome shotgun sequence:
- the LOC108465371 gene encoding molybdenum cofactor sulfurase has translation MRKDQRSMKEESQKMQSPCLEEVSQGCLHGCCPSPFLNQHEPQTKASKPRNSSAACRRDFASKTTSSIFPNTQFTNHESLPSMQDSFTEFTKAYPQYSDTYRVDQIRSREYYHLSFSDHTCLDYLGIGLFSYSQLQKQECPKYRIASSSFPVPPESPPPVLDIPFFGVSYKPGNLKTQLLHGGVASEFESVIRKRIMSFLNVSENDYSMVFTANKTSAFKLVAESYPFQSNRKLLTVYDYESEAIEAMSNSSEKNGAKVMSAEFSWPRLRLQSSKLRNMLVSKEKKKKKKKRRGLFVFPLHSRMTGARYPYLWMSIAEENGWHVLIDSCALGPKDMDSFGLSLFRPDFLICSFYKVFGENPSGFACLFAKKSTIPVLETSSTSGIIGLIPPQKLFRAVTESPGTDTEVENLASQSGRIEKGKTTYEIQHAEIVEKLKGIEMSEVSESDKSIEMECRGLDEVDSLGLVTISSRARCLINWLVSALLKLQHPNTNGTPLVRIYGPKVKFDRGPAIAFNVFDWKGEKIEPVLVQKLADRSNISLSYGFLHHIWFADKYQEEKEKVIERRNNEADGNKGKDKSGMGIAVVTAALGFLANFQDIYKLWAFIAQFLDADFVEKERWRSTKTKFEP, from the exons ATGAGAAAAGATCAAAGATCAATGAAGGAAGAGAGCCAAAAAATGCAATCCCCTTGCCTAGAAGAGGTTTCACAAGGATGCCTCCATGGCTGCTGTCCCTCTCCTTTCCTTAACCAACATGAGCCTCAAACCAAAGCTTCGAAACCTCGAAACTCTTCGGCAGCTTGCCGCCGTGACTTTGCGTCTAAAACTACTTCTTCTATTTTCCCCAACACCCAATTCACCAACCATGAATCTCTTCCATCTATGCAAGACTCGTTTACCGAATTCACCAAGGCTTACCCTCAGTATTCGGATACCTATCGAGTTGACCAAATACGATCACGAGAGTATTACCATCTCTCCTTCTCCGACCATACTTGCCTTGATTATCTTGGCATTGGTCTCTTCTCCTATTCACAGTTACAAAAACAGGAGTGCCCAAAATATCGAATTGCCTCATCTTCCTTCCCTGTGCCCCCAGAATCGCCTCCTCCGGTTTTGGATATTCCCTTCTTTGGGGTGTCTTACAAACCAGGAAATCTCAAGACACAATTACTTCATGGTGGAGTGGCGTCAGAGTTCGAATCTGTTATCAGGAAGAGGATAATGAGTTTTCTTAATGTTTCAGAAAATGATTACTCCATGGTTTTCACAGCAAACAAGACATCAGCTTTCAAGCTAGTTGCAGAGTCTTATCCTTTCCAGTCTAATAGGAAGCTTTTAACAGTCTATGATTATGAGAGTGAAGCAATTGAAGCGATGTCCAATAGTTCTGAGAAAAACGGGGCCAAAGTTATGTCTGCAGAATTCTCATGGCCTAGGCTGAGACTTCAGTCATCAAAGCTGAGAAACATGTTAGTAAGCaaggagaaaaagaagaaaaagaagaaaagaagaggtCTTTTTGTGTTCCCACTTCATTCCAGGATGACTGGAGCTAGATATCCTTATCTCTGGATGAGCATCGCGGAGGAAAACGGATGGCATGTGTTGATAGATTCATGTGCGTTGGGACCAAAAGACATGGACAGCTTTGGCCTTTCACTTTTTCGTCCAGATTTCCTTATCTGCTCTTTCTACAAGGTTTTTGGAGAAAACCCTTCAGGATTTGCTTGTCTCTTCGCCAAGAAATCAACCATTCCAGTTCTGGAAACTTCATCAACTTCAGGGATTATAGGCCTCATCCCTCCTCAGAAGCTATTCCGAGCAGTGACTGAATCTCCAGGAACCGACACTGAAGTTGAAAACTTAGCTTCACAGTCTGGAAGAATTGAAAAAGGGAAAACAACTTACGAGATACAACATGCAGAAATTGTAGAAAAACTAAAAGGGATTGAAATGAGTGAAGTGTCAGAATCAGACAAGAGTATTGAGATGGAGTGTAGGGGCTTAGATGAAGTGGATTCGTTAGGATTGGTAACAATTAGCAGTAGAGCAAGGTGCCTCATCAATTGGCTTGTGAGTGCTCTATTGAAACTCCAGCATCCCAACACAAATGGGACTCCCTTGGTTAGAATATATGGCCCAAAAGTAAAATTTGATCGAGGACCAGCAATCGCATTCAATGTATTCGATTGGAAAGGAGAAAAAATCGAGCCAGTCCTTGTACAGAAGCTAGCGGATCGGAGCAATATTTCCCTCAGCTATGGGTTCCTGCACCACATATGGTTTGCAGATAAGTATcaagaagagaaggaaaaagtgattgagaGGAGAAATAATGAAGCCGATGGAAATAAAGGAAAAGACAAAAGTGGCATGGGAATAGCTGTTGTTACTGCTGCATTGGGGTTCTTAGCTAATTTTCAAGACATTTATAAGCTTTGGGCATTCATTGCTCAGTTTCTTGATGCAGATTTTGTGGAAAAGGAACGGTGGAG ATCAACAAAAACGAAGTTCGaaccttga